The following are from one region of the Bactrocera oleae isolate idBacOlea1 chromosome 6, idBacOlea1, whole genome shotgun sequence genome:
- the LOC138857732 gene encoding GATA zinc finger domain-containing protein 8-like, translating to MTQSAHTNHNHNSSSNNNNNSNTSSNCNAKSNGGSSNNNNHIRNNVRTCMTTNTTHNPIDASSSGGGIGSSSSSSSSGSCNNSGSNNYQYSLQQQTTAAAAAAAVATARDHMTNGYASFKEPERFMEHNFWQTQKQAAAAAAVAATHATNQWSLNNNRNYMSNLSQISYSNNSQPNQSSSPYVQFNPYMNMNMNMNLNMNMNQRSFLNSAQATDKNAMHLNHFDKHNMRFGEYDCTLR from the exons ATGA CACAAAGCGCCCACACCAATCATAATCACAACAgcagcagtaacaacaacaacaacagcaataccaGCAGCAATTGCAATGCGAAATCGAACggtggcagcagcaacaataacaatcacATCAGGAATAATGTTAGAACATGCATGACCACCAACACAACACATAACCCCATAGATGCTAGCAGCAGCGGCGGCGGTATCGGCAGCAGCAGTAGCAGTAGCAGTAGTGGTAGTTGTAACAACAGTGGCAGTAACAATTATCAATATAGCCTACAGCAGCAAACAACAGCGGCCGCAGCGGCAGCAGCTGTGGCAACAGCGCGCGACCATATGACCAACGGTTATGCGAGCTTCAAGGAGCCCGAACGCTTTATGGAGCATAATTTTTGGCAAACACAAAAACAGGCTGCTGCTGCGGCAGCCGTCGCTGCCACGCATGCGACCAATCAATGGTCACTTAACAATAATCGAAATTATATGAGTAATCTTTCGCAAATCTCATATTCGAATAACAGTCAACCGAACCAAAGTTCATCGCCGTATGTGCAATTCAATCCTTACATGAACATGAATATGAACATgaatttaaatatgaatatgaatcaGCGTTCATTTTTAAATAGCGCGCAAGCAACGGATAAAAACGCCATGCATTTAAATCATTTCGATAAGCATAATATGCGCTTTGGGGAATACGACTGTACATTGCGCTAA
- the LOC106617984 gene encoding uncharacterized protein, with amino-acid sequence MPRVNNAHAKDTNGSNVNVATKVRKNAIKTEAESPGEQHVFHRKSERRRVARDIFLVFEEQPCRRVRGGANKKKTAQKPKFGHLMVEDPSRPAKGLLRDIKNEPKCYFSDECTTITAPTTATKTVATKEKKNTPKVNSRIESKPIVVTEKVAKVPEPTNEIKIDDPVARVNPIFLWVKQDDTRIVEVRCEDYDKRNRIRIKKTSNGWRSIPRTDPTTSKIVKILQTPLLKVKREIYENNLFQKCNENICANISRQIPTDVNEKQSFISNNIEDNVPACIKNVISDTVISKEDVQIESSAKVKHKNKKVKSRKTGKRGRKSAKINIPKTEVHQDDIPEITNDNNFETQLVSQNEECTAQIVQMIQSNSETIPNFNEMCVNNHNSIIEDNKVVNKLDEQADSHVDLKEQPVEAENVPETLSDEQVQADLNEKVIETETETYQHHTMHLQLCPITGLFLPTIICESDTERDSTEVAPKDCDVNTFNTNFLPKDILVDLADCDEDDNNVQSREKLQSLNVHYTTNLDADTKNLKDLLDDADLMQHCSDNANSDADIIDSIVKRSCENNLIQATETLKEADVPTTFNTSQCEDMPQKDLLTEAIPLHIIDESVRDSPKCLSFNEAGEIEGLNGELFQSNNFMDTYEKDSSVEEVSLSDDGKKTESTDVMALSSPIALKDKLHDDMILDEAPKDLSYKKREEVCPPSESRSQCAVTSSSDVVKSPQQGELPAIETTSEAIKNLILEQFIKLNAFNAIPTPVTKQQSEPMNLGKPHSDINISNDCNDYATSTNYIETVVIDDNSDEEPMKKRVRNNVKLNKNNVIEETVQAVQAIQAVAPTPRLIDKDPDPLTQLQLLIRNTQWKVPDPILVPKDRLRAVLASPAREIPLLITTRPELRLPEAFAYPEIIQNPNILVISMAQLEAILKNEMEMEKSKEECTLADPIHELPPENTKKINSMPCTNTNKPLIEPKCVKVKEAPLNPPAPPPKCSHVETNLASDINAATLAVLNQMLWLPYFGQLSQEFLKTLKNPLGVQNKYASILPPLYNHHLGLQHLDEMYKNYLKQMTALKHISAAETPVNNALPNFPLPLGAFQPTMETTVFQKMLQHQMANFLNINPMATAGDATIQTSIQRGVVGKSPAHEGNTNVEHMLGVEDKKAKSNTSTTTTTTNTTPDINGIVAGVAEKSLRHNNNNTTLSCDNAMTESVNYSKYAYMQKQEVDNKPRLTCKSLSNLLEPESVPSSPAVPVVNLTTDHIRNASHELATTNSQINTIINKDTTVTVVPAPAEVMPFKTAKLNKVSNVCLNTTHELAKQRKRVMNYTDTAVASTPAVAAATTAALENQTSSRNIVADNINVETNQALWHPLFGSNAKPGYSSPWQWTTVTATGE; translated from the exons ATGCCGAGGGTAAACAACGCACACGCAAAGGACACCAATGGTTCCAATGTCAATGTAGCAACGAAGGTACGCAAGAATGCCATCAAGACAGAGGCGGAAAGTCCAGGTGAACAACATGTTTTCCACAGAAAATCGGAAAGAAGAAGAGTGGCGCGAGATATCTTTTTGGTTTTCGAAGAACAACCTTGCCGGCGGGTACGTGGAGGTgctaacaaaaagaaaacagcgcaaaaaccaaaattcgggCATTTGATGGTTGAGGATCCAAGTCGTCCAGCTAAGGGACTATTGCGTGACATTAAGAATGAACCAAAATGTTATTTTAGCGATGAATGTACGACTATAACTgcgccaacaacagcaacaaaaacagtagcaacaaaagaaaaaaagaatacACCAAAGGTGAATAGCCGAATAGAAAGTAAACCAATAGTAGTGACGGAAAAAGTAGCAAAAGTACCAGAGCCTACtaatgaaatcaaaattgatGATCCTGTAGCGCGTGTCAATCCCATATTTTTATGGGTTAAACAAGATGACACACGTATTGTTGAAGTGCGCTGTGAGGATTACGACAAAAGAAACCGTATACGTATAAAAAAGACTTCAAATGGTTGGCGTTCAATACCGCGTACTGATCCAACTACGTCAAAGATTGTTAAAATCTTACAAACACCACTCTTAAAAGTCAAAcgtgaaatatatgaaaataatttattccagaaatgtaatgaaaatatttgcgcAAATATAAGCCGTCAAATACCAACAGATGTAAATGAAAAGCAAAGCTTTATATCGAATAATATTGAAGATAATGTGCCggcttgtataaaaaacgtgATTTCTGACACAGTGATTAGTAAAGAAGATGTTCAAATTGAGAGTAGTGCGAAGGTGAAACATaagaacaaaaaagtaaaaagtaggAAGACTGGCAAAAGGGGAAGAAAATCAGCTAAAATTAATATTCCAAAAACTGAAGTACATCAAGATGATATTCCAGAAATTACTAacgataataattttgaaacccAATTAGTTAGTCAAAATGAAGAATGTACAGCGCAAATTGTTCAAATGATACAATCAAATTCGGAGACAATACCAAACTTCAATGAAATGTGTGTCAATAACCATAATAGTATAATAGAGGATAATAAAGTTGTCAACAAGCTGGATGAACAAGCAGATTCTCATGTTGATTTAAAAGAACAACCAGTTGAAGCAGAAAATGTGCCAGAAACTTTATCAGATGAACAAGTGCAGGctgatttaaatgaaaaagttatagAAACTGAAACTGAAACATATCAACATCATACGATGCATTTGCAGCTGTGTCCGATAACAGGGCTTTTCCTGCCCACAATAATTTGCGAAAGTGACACTGAGAGGGACAGTACCGAGGTCGCGCCCAAAGACTGCGATGTTAATACTTTTAATACGAATTTTTTGCCCAAAGATATATTAGTAGACTTGGCCGACTGCGATGAAGACGATAACAATGTGCAAAGTAGGGAAAAGTTACAATCGTTGAATGTACATTATACTACAAATTTAGATGCCGACACCAAAAATCTTAAAGATCTACTAGATGATGCTGATTTAATGCAGCATTGCAGCGATAATGCCAACAGCGATGCCGACATTATTGATTCCATTGTTAAACGCAGCTGTGAAAACAATTTAATCCAGGCAACTGAAACACTAAAGGAGGCTGATGTACCAACAACATTTAACACTTCGCAATGTGAAGATATGCCACAAAAAGATTTATTAACCGAAGCAATACCGTTACACATAATTGATGAGTCGGTGCGTGACTCGCCAAAATGTTTGTCTTTCAATGAAGCTGGTGAAATTGAGGGACTCAATGGTGAATTATTTCagtcaaataattttatggatACTTATGAAAAAGACTCTAGCGTTGAGGAAGTTAGTTTGAGTGATGATGGTAAAAAAACTGAAAGTACGGATGTAATGGCTTTATCATCGCCAATAGCACTTAAAGACAAACTGCATGACGATATGATACTGGACGAGGCACCAAAAGACTTGAGTTATAAAAAACGAGAAGAGGTTTGCCCACCATCCGAATCTCGCAGTCAGTGTGCTGTAACGTCTAGTTCAGATGTCGTGAAGTCACCACAGCAAGGTGAACTACCCGCTATAGAAACAACATCAGAGgcaatcaaaaatttaatattggaacaatttattaaattaaacgcATTTAATGCGATACCGACACCAGTTACAAAACAACAGTCAGAGCCTATGAATCTTGGCAAGCCACATAGTGATATAAATATAAGCAATGATTGCAACGATTATGCTACATCTACCAATTATATTGAAACAGTTGTTATTGATGATAATAGCGATGAAGAGCCAATGAAGAAACGTGTGCGAAATAACgttaaacttaataaaaataatgttattgaAGAAACGGTACAAGCGGTTCAAGCGATTCAGGCGGTCGCTCCAACGCCAAGGTTGATCGACAAGGATCCGGATCCGCTCACCCAGTTACAGCTACTTATAAGAAATACACAATGGAAAGTACCGGATCCAATACTTGTGCCAAAGGATCGGTTGCGGGCAGTATTAGCTTCACCAGCACGTGAAATCCCACTTTTAATTACCACCAGGCCAGAATTAAGACTACCTGAGGCATTTGCTTACCCCGAGATTATACAAAATCCCAATATATTGGTAATTTCCATGGCGCAGTTAGAAgctattttgaaaaatgaaatggAAATGGAAAAAAGCAAAGAAGAATGTACCCTGGCTGATCCAATACATGAGTTACCGCCTGAAAacacaaagaaaataaattctATGCCttgtacaaatacaaacaaaccgCTAATCGAGCCAAAATGTGTGAAAGTTAAGGAAGCGCCATTGAATCCACCAGCGCCGCCGCCCAAATGTTCACATGTTGAGACAAATTTGGCTTCCGATATTAATGCTGCAACGCTGGCAGTACTAAATCAAATGTTGTGGTTGCCATATTTTGGGCAGTTATCGCAGGAGTTTCTAAAAACATTAAAGAATCCTCTAGGCGTACAAAACAAATACGCGAGCATACTGCCACCGCTTTACAATCACCATCTTGGTCTGCAACATTTGGATGAAATGTACAAGAATTACCTGAAGCAGATGACGGCCTTAAAGCACATCAGTGCTGCAGAGACACCTGTTAACAATGCGTTGCCAAATTTTCCACTGCCACTCGGCGCATTCCAGCCCACTATGGAGACGACGGTCTTTCAGAAAATGTTGCAACATCAAATGGCTAACTTTTTGAATATCAACCCTATGGCTACAGCTGGGGATGCAACCATACAAACGTCAATACAAAGAGGCGTTGTTGGAAAGAGTCCAGCGCATGAAGGAAACACAAATGTTGAGCACATGCTTGGCGTTGAAGATAAGAAGGCCAAAAGCAACACAAGCACAACGACGACGACAACAAATACAACGCCTGACATTAACGGCATAGTTGCAGGTGTTGCCGAGAAGTCGCTTaggcacaataacaacaatacgaCTTTAAGTTGTGATAACGCGATGACTGAAAGTGTAAATTATAGTAAATACGCTTATATGCAAAAACAGGAAGTTGATAATAAGCCACGTTTAACGTGCAAATctctttcaaatttattagaACCGGAAAGTGTGCCGTCATCGCCGGCAGTTCCTGTGGTCAATCTCACAACAGACCACATACGCAATGCGTCACATGAACTTGCCACTACGAATAGCCAAATTAACACAATAATCAATAAAGATACAACCGTGACGGTTGTACCAGCGCCTGCAGAAGTAATGCCTTTCAAAACTGCGAAACTGAATAAAGTTTCGAATGTATGTTTGAATACCACGCATGAGCTGGCCAAACAAAGAAAACGCGTTATGAACTATACCGATACAGCGGTGGCATCTACGCCTGCTGTTGCTGCAGCAACAACGGCAGCTTTAGAGAACCAAACGTCGAGTCGAAACATTGTAGCTGACAACATCAATGTCGAGACCAATCAGGCATTGTGGCATCCACTGTTTGGCAG CAACGCAAAACCTGGCTACAGCAGTCCCTGGCAATGGACCACAGTGACGGCAACGGGTGAATGA
- the mthl14 gene encoding probable G-protein coupled receptor Mth-like 14 isoform X2, which translates to MFKWIVLGNVIMYDLLIRTLVITACIVECWSFNSILSQTVINGTNGTLSKFINSIEFAAANEALNYSASTESMLENAKNAASPEDCSQRNKKAAQPINTKNSRFRKCCPNGEGLSVFRDNKTDEFCDSTNFKFEPSIISVILYDNCIEDEENEVDLQVEIGNPCNSSLIYNDEDDAFFVLQDGSLLIMDKYGNDSYTVEKYYCLDMDNVSGITYAITCITAIEEHLKRGQIIAIAALMLVSIPCLLIVSYIHIRLKELRSVHGLSLSSLSLCLALGYFLHSLVHIFKIDSMKIGYVIQFLMLSYFIWFFCLCWNVLVNIWFRIPANKRSSKLVVWCVFAGHSLVCYSVAGLLVALTIHKGLPGMPSYFMQGLTASIRESQRYFIPPVSSFLFLSFIVMMISFFGFQKIKKQKAEMAAKNSTNGTVHPNITAEIDEMKYEEVKKDAKCISFLGVILIVSWLLEIVTFYSPGPDAYLMVMEMINGLQGVFIMLIFVVVRRRRTVILRWWYDRGSHNVEDVELEAMNK; encoded by the exons GGTAATGTAATCATGTACGATTTGCTGATACGTACACTTGTGATAACAGCCTGCATAGTTGAGTGTTGGAGCTTTAATAGCATATTATCACAAACAGTCATAAATGGAACAAACGGCACGCTTTCAAAGTTCAT AAATTCCATTGAGTTCGCGGCAGCGAACGAAGCGTTAAATTACAGCGCGTCTACAGAGAGCATGTTAGAGAACGCAAAAAATGCTGCTTCACCTGAGGATTGCTCTCAGCGCAACAAAAAGGCAGCACAACCGATAAATACGAAAAACTCGCGATTTAGAAAATGCTGTCCTAATGGCGAGGGACTGAGCGTATTTCGTGACAATAAAACAGACGAATTCTGCGattcaacaaattttaagtTTGAACCCAGTATTATAAGCGTTATTTTATACGACAACTGCATAGAGGATGAAGAGAATGAGGTCGATTTGCAAGTTGAGATTGGAAATCCCTGCAATTC CTCTCTAATATACAACGATGAAGATGATGCCTTCTTCGTGTTGCAAGACGGTTCCCTACTCATTATGGATAAGTATGGAAATGATAGTTACACTGTGGAAAAGTACTATTGTCTCGATATGGATAATGTGTCTGGAATTACCTACGCCATAACTTGTATAACAGCCATTGAGGAGCACTTGAAACGTGGTCAGATCATTGCAATTGCTGCTTTGATGCTCGTATCCATACCGTGCTTATTAATCgtcagttacatacatataagactGAAGGAGTTACGTTCGGTACATGGCCTATCTCTAAGCTCGTTGTCGTTGTGCTTAGCGTTGGGCTATTTCCTGCACTCTTTGgtgcatattttcaaaattgattCCATGAAAATCGGTTATGTCATACAGTTCCTAATGCTATCATACTTTATATGGTTTTTCTGCCTCTGTTGGAATGTATTGGTGAATATTTG GTTCCGCATACCGGCCAATAAGAGGTCCTCTAAGCtggtggtgtggtgtgtttTTGCTGGACATTCACTGGTCTGCTACAGTGTTGCAGGCTTACTGGTGGCGTTGACTATTCACAAGGGACTTCCTGGTATGCCGTCCTACTTCATGCAGGGCTTAACGGCAT CTATTCGCGAGTCACAACGATATTTCATACCACCAGTATCTTCATTCCTCTTCTTATCATTTATTGTAATGATGATATCATTCTTCGGTTTTCAAAAGATTAAGAAACAGAAAGCAGAGATGGCTGCAAAGAACAGCACGAATGGCACTGTTCATCCAAATATAACTGCCGAAATTGATGAAATGAAATATGAGGAAGTGAAAAAAGA TGCCAAATGTATAAGCTTTCTGGgagtaatattaattgtatcaTGGCTACTGGAAATTGTCACATTCTATTCACCTGGCCCAGACGCTTATCTTATGGTCATGGAAATGATCAACGGCTTACAAGGTGTGTTCATAATGCTGATATTCGTTGTGGTACGACGTAGGCGCACAGTTATTTTGAGATGGTGGTACGATAGAGGATCTCATAATGTTGAGGATGTAGAGCTTGAGGcgatgaataaataa
- the mthl14 gene encoding probable G-protein coupled receptor Mth-like 14 isoform X1 encodes MYGNVIMYDLLIRTLVITACIVECWSFNSILSQTVINGTNGTLSKFINSIEFAAANEALNYSASTESMLENAKNAASPEDCSQRNKKAAQPINTKNSRFRKCCPNGEGLSVFRDNKTDEFCDSTNFKFEPSIISVILYDNCIEDEENEVDLQVEIGNPCNSSLIYNDEDDAFFVLQDGSLLIMDKYGNDSYTVEKYYCLDMDNVSGITYAITCITAIEEHLKRGQIIAIAALMLVSIPCLLIVSYIHIRLKELRSVHGLSLSSLSLCLALGYFLHSLVHIFKIDSMKIGYVIQFLMLSYFIWFFCLCWNVLVNIWFRIPANKRSSKLVVWCVFAGHSLVCYSVAGLLVALTIHKGLPGMPSYFMQGLTASIRESQRYFIPPVSSFLFLSFIVMMISFFGFQKIKKQKAEMAAKNSTNGTVHPNITAEIDEMKYEEVKKDAKCISFLGVILIVSWLLEIVTFYSPGPDAYLMVMEMINGLQGVFIMLIFVVVRRRRTVILRWWYDRGSHNVEDVELEAMNK; translated from the exons GGTAATGTAATCATGTACGATTTGCTGATACGTACACTTGTGATAACAGCCTGCATAGTTGAGTGTTGGAGCTTTAATAGCATATTATCACAAACAGTCATAAATGGAACAAACGGCACGCTTTCAAAGTTCAT AAATTCCATTGAGTTCGCGGCAGCGAACGAAGCGTTAAATTACAGCGCGTCTACAGAGAGCATGTTAGAGAACGCAAAAAATGCTGCTTCACCTGAGGATTGCTCTCAGCGCAACAAAAAGGCAGCACAACCGATAAATACGAAAAACTCGCGATTTAGAAAATGCTGTCCTAATGGCGAGGGACTGAGCGTATTTCGTGACAATAAAACAGACGAATTCTGCGattcaacaaattttaagtTTGAACCCAGTATTATAAGCGTTATTTTATACGACAACTGCATAGAGGATGAAGAGAATGAGGTCGATTTGCAAGTTGAGATTGGAAATCCCTGCAATTC CTCTCTAATATACAACGATGAAGATGATGCCTTCTTCGTGTTGCAAGACGGTTCCCTACTCATTATGGATAAGTATGGAAATGATAGTTACACTGTGGAAAAGTACTATTGTCTCGATATGGATAATGTGTCTGGAATTACCTACGCCATAACTTGTATAACAGCCATTGAGGAGCACTTGAAACGTGGTCAGATCATTGCAATTGCTGCTTTGATGCTCGTATCCATACCGTGCTTATTAATCgtcagttacatacatataagactGAAGGAGTTACGTTCGGTACATGGCCTATCTCTAAGCTCGTTGTCGTTGTGCTTAGCGTTGGGCTATTTCCTGCACTCTTTGgtgcatattttcaaaattgattCCATGAAAATCGGTTATGTCATACAGTTCCTAATGCTATCATACTTTATATGGTTTTTCTGCCTCTGTTGGAATGTATTGGTGAATATTTG GTTCCGCATACCGGCCAATAAGAGGTCCTCTAAGCtggtggtgtggtgtgtttTTGCTGGACATTCACTGGTCTGCTACAGTGTTGCAGGCTTACTGGTGGCGTTGACTATTCACAAGGGACTTCCTGGTATGCCGTCCTACTTCATGCAGGGCTTAACGGCAT CTATTCGCGAGTCACAACGATATTTCATACCACCAGTATCTTCATTCCTCTTCTTATCATTTATTGTAATGATGATATCATTCTTCGGTTTTCAAAAGATTAAGAAACAGAAAGCAGAGATGGCTGCAAAGAACAGCACGAATGGCACTGTTCATCCAAATATAACTGCCGAAATTGATGAAATGAAATATGAGGAAGTGAAAAAAGA TGCCAAATGTATAAGCTTTCTGGgagtaatattaattgtatcaTGGCTACTGGAAATTGTCACATTCTATTCACCTGGCCCAGACGCTTATCTTATGGTCATGGAAATGATCAACGGCTTACAAGGTGTGTTCATAATGCTGATATTCGTTGTGGTACGACGTAGGCGCACAGTTATTTTGAGATGGTGGTACGATAGAGGATCTCATAATGTTGAGGATGTAGAGCTTGAGGcgatgaataaataa
- the mthl14 gene encoding probable G-protein coupled receptor Mth-like 14 isoform X3: protein MYDLLIRTLVITACIVECWSFNSILSQTVINGTNGTLSKFINSIEFAAANEALNYSASTESMLENAKNAASPEDCSQRNKKAAQPINTKNSRFRKCCPNGEGLSVFRDNKTDEFCDSTNFKFEPSIISVILYDNCIEDEENEVDLQVEIGNPCNSSLIYNDEDDAFFVLQDGSLLIMDKYGNDSYTVEKYYCLDMDNVSGITYAITCITAIEEHLKRGQIIAIAALMLVSIPCLLIVSYIHIRLKELRSVHGLSLSSLSLCLALGYFLHSLVHIFKIDSMKIGYVIQFLMLSYFIWFFCLCWNVLVNIWFRIPANKRSSKLVVWCVFAGHSLVCYSVAGLLVALTIHKGLPGMPSYFMQGLTASIRESQRYFIPPVSSFLFLSFIVMMISFFGFQKIKKQKAEMAAKNSTNGTVHPNITAEIDEMKYEEVKKDAKCISFLGVILIVSWLLEIVTFYSPGPDAYLMVMEMINGLQGVFIMLIFVVVRRRRTVILRWWYDRGSHNVEDVELEAMNK from the exons ATGTACGATTTGCTGATACGTACACTTGTGATAACAGCCTGCATAGTTGAGTGTTGGAGCTTTAATAGCATATTATCACAAACAGTCATAAATGGAACAAACGGCACGCTTTCAAAGTTCAT AAATTCCATTGAGTTCGCGGCAGCGAACGAAGCGTTAAATTACAGCGCGTCTACAGAGAGCATGTTAGAGAACGCAAAAAATGCTGCTTCACCTGAGGATTGCTCTCAGCGCAACAAAAAGGCAGCACAACCGATAAATACGAAAAACTCGCGATTTAGAAAATGCTGTCCTAATGGCGAGGGACTGAGCGTATTTCGTGACAATAAAACAGACGAATTCTGCGattcaacaaattttaagtTTGAACCCAGTATTATAAGCGTTATTTTATACGACAACTGCATAGAGGATGAAGAGAATGAGGTCGATTTGCAAGTTGAGATTGGAAATCCCTGCAATTC CTCTCTAATATACAACGATGAAGATGATGCCTTCTTCGTGTTGCAAGACGGTTCCCTACTCATTATGGATAAGTATGGAAATGATAGTTACACTGTGGAAAAGTACTATTGTCTCGATATGGATAATGTGTCTGGAATTACCTACGCCATAACTTGTATAACAGCCATTGAGGAGCACTTGAAACGTGGTCAGATCATTGCAATTGCTGCTTTGATGCTCGTATCCATACCGTGCTTATTAATCgtcagttacatacatataagactGAAGGAGTTACGTTCGGTACATGGCCTATCTCTAAGCTCGTTGTCGTTGTGCTTAGCGTTGGGCTATTTCCTGCACTCTTTGgtgcatattttcaaaattgattCCATGAAAATCGGTTATGTCATACAGTTCCTAATGCTATCATACTTTATATGGTTTTTCTGCCTCTGTTGGAATGTATTGGTGAATATTTG GTTCCGCATACCGGCCAATAAGAGGTCCTCTAAGCtggtggtgtggtgtgtttTTGCTGGACATTCACTGGTCTGCTACAGTGTTGCAGGCTTACTGGTGGCGTTGACTATTCACAAGGGACTTCCTGGTATGCCGTCCTACTTCATGCAGGGCTTAACGGCAT CTATTCGCGAGTCACAACGATATTTCATACCACCAGTATCTTCATTCCTCTTCTTATCATTTATTGTAATGATGATATCATTCTTCGGTTTTCAAAAGATTAAGAAACAGAAAGCAGAGATGGCTGCAAAGAACAGCACGAATGGCACTGTTCATCCAAATATAACTGCCGAAATTGATGAAATGAAATATGAGGAAGTGAAAAAAGA TGCCAAATGTATAAGCTTTCTGGgagtaatattaattgtatcaTGGCTACTGGAAATTGTCACATTCTATTCACCTGGCCCAGACGCTTATCTTATGGTCATGGAAATGATCAACGGCTTACAAGGTGTGTTCATAATGCTGATATTCGTTGTGGTACGACGTAGGCGCACAGTTATTTTGAGATGGTGGTACGATAGAGGATCTCATAATGTTGAGGATGTAGAGCTTGAGGcgatgaataaataa